The following are encoded in a window of Solibacillus sp. FSL R7-0668 genomic DNA:
- a CDS encoding type I restriction-modification system subunit M: MINFQDKVSFIWSIAEILRGPYKPEDYGKIVLPLAVLRRFDCVLESTKEEVLAKAEQFKALSEEAREPILNRESKQNFHNISKYDFNKLLTDSDNIADNLRDYINGFSKVARDIMDNFEFDRQIDKLEQNNLLYLTIKRFSEIDLHPETVSNIEMGYVFEELIRRFNENAEAGDHYTPREVIRLMTHLLFLHDDESILTKPGLTQTLYDAAAGTGGMGSVAQEYLIDQNPTAHLEFFGQEINPESYAICKADLLIKGEDARNIRLGNTLSNDQFPNNKFDYLISNPPYGVDWKSYEKPIKEEHEKQGFDGRFGPGTPRTSDGQLLFLMHLLSKMKPVTAENPQGSRLAIIMNGSPLFTGDAGSGESEIRKYVLENDLVEGIVALPNDLFYNTGIATYIWILTNNKAPLHKGKVRLVNAVDFSKKMKKSMGSKRNEITEDQINEIVRLYGDAQPHEYVKIFDNEDFGYSKITVERPLRLNFQVNEERLARVVEEKGFANLATSKKKGDAGHFEIEEGKKLQTQILYVLRTLASDTVYKNREEFTKVVKAALKEANLTIGAPVLKAILAGLSEKDETAGVCMKNKTDIEPDTDLRDTENVPLNENIEDYFAREVLPHVPDAWIDESKTKIGYEIPFTRQFYKYTALRSSVEIMDEIRALEVEIAEQLKKVMG; the protein is encoded by the coding sequence GCGTGGACCATATAAGCCAGAAGATTACGGTAAAATTGTTTTACCATTAGCGGTATTACGTCGCTTTGACTGCGTATTAGAAAGCACAAAGGAAGAAGTGTTAGCGAAGGCGGAACAATTTAAAGCGCTTTCAGAAGAAGCACGTGAGCCAATTTTAAATCGTGAATCAAAGCAAAATTTCCATAACATAAGTAAATATGATTTCAACAAGCTGTTAACGGATTCAGATAATATTGCAGATAACTTACGTGACTACATAAACGGCTTTTCAAAAGTGGCTCGTGATATTATGGACAACTTTGAATTTGACCGCCAAATTGATAAGCTCGAACAAAACAACTTATTATACTTAACGATTAAACGCTTTAGCGAAATCGACTTACACCCTGAAACTGTATCAAACATTGAGATGGGTTATGTATTTGAGGAATTAATCCGTCGCTTTAACGAAAATGCAGAAGCAGGGGATCACTATACGCCACGTGAAGTGATTCGTTTAATGACGCATTTATTATTCCTTCATGACGATGAGAGCATTTTAACGAAGCCAGGCTTAACACAAACATTATATGACGCAGCAGCTGGTACAGGGGGTATGGGTTCGGTCGCACAAGAGTACTTAATCGACCAAAATCCAACAGCGCATTTAGAGTTTTTTGGCCAAGAAATTAACCCTGAATCGTATGCAATCTGTAAAGCAGACTTACTTATTAAAGGGGAAGATGCACGTAACATTCGTTTAGGTAATACATTATCAAATGACCAATTCCCTAATAATAAATTTGATTACTTAATTTCAAACCCGCCATACGGGGTAGACTGGAAATCGTATGAGAAGCCGATTAAAGAAGAGCATGAAAAACAAGGATTTGACGGTCGTTTCGGTCCAGGTACACCTCGTACGAGTGATGGACAACTATTATTCTTAATGCACTTACTGTCAAAAATGAAGCCAGTAACAGCAGAAAATCCACAGGGCTCTCGTTTAGCAATCATTATGAACGGTTCACCATTATTTACAGGCGATGCAGGCTCTGGTGAAAGTGAAATCCGTAAATATGTGCTGGAGAATGATTTAGTAGAAGGCATCGTAGCGCTACCAAACGATTTATTCTATAACACAGGCATTGCGACATATATTTGGATTTTAACGAACAATAAAGCACCTCTACATAAAGGGAAAGTACGATTAGTGAATGCGGTAGACTTCTCGAAAAAGATGAAAAAGTCGATGGGAAGCAAGCGTAATGAAATTACAGAAGACCAAATCAATGAAATCGTTCGTTTATATGGCGACGCGCAGCCACATGAGTACGTGAAAATCTTTGATAATGAAGACTTTGGTTATTCGAAAATTACGGTAGAACGTCCACTACGTTTAAACTTCCAAGTAAATGAAGAACGTCTTGCACGTGTTGTTGAGGAAAAAGGCTTTGCTAACTTAGCGACATCAAAGAAAAAAGGCGATGCAGGTCACTTTGAGATTGAAGAAGGTAAGAAGTTACAAACTCAAATTTTATATGTATTACGTACGTTAGCAAGCGATACAGTGTATAAAAATCGTGAGGAGTTTACGAAAGTAGTAAAAGCTGCTTTAAAAGAAGCAAACCTTACAATTGGTGCACCTGTATTAAAAGCAATTTTAGCAGGGCTGTCTGAAAAAGATGAAACAGCAGGTGTATGCATGAAAAATAAAACTGACATCGAGCCAGATACAGACTTACGTGATACGGAGAACGTGCCGTTAAATGAAAACATCGAAGATTACTTCGCACGTGAAGTATTACCACATGTACCTGATGCATGGATTGATGAGTCAAAAACGAAGATTGGTTACGAAATTCCTTTTACTCGCCAGTTCTACAAATACACAGCACTACGCAGCTCAGTAGAAATCATGGACGAGATTCGTGCATTGGAAGTGGAGATTGCAGAGCAGTTGAAGAAGGTGATGGGATGA
- a CDS encoding type I restriction endonuclease subunit R — translation MALDTSEKGFETNIEADLIVRGYKKRVLEGDASSVFKQHAIDVEELFTFLEDTQEKRMRTLEKSYGPSYKEEVLKRIKDQLHKQGLVECLRKGIKDRGVTLQLAYNKPPTDMNKTLNEHYAKNRFNVARQVYYSDKHNNSLDMVLFLNGLPLVVMELKNPLTNQTVEHAMKQLKFDRDPREQLFKFNERVAVYFAVDTDEVFMTTKLAKGKTYFLPFNKGNNGGKGNPLAYGDNYRTHYLWEEILAPDSLLDILYRFIFIKKDDIKDSNGETIGERQMLIFPRFHQLDVVRKLEADVEQKQVGYNYLIQHSAGSGKTNSISWLAHRLAKLHNEANESIFSSVIVITDRRVLDKQLQDAVYQLEHKAGMVEPVDKDSEQLARAINSETRIIITTLQKFPFILEKVAGLERKKYAVIIDEAHSSQGGKASTALTNVLSDKTLEAAYEEDRIAEENLDDVDEKIVEAIMKSGKQDNVSFFAFTATPKPKTLEKFGTIGIDGKPAAFHQYTMRQAIEEGFILDVLENYTTYNTFWKIAKTVDDDPEVSQKQATKKLAQYVSLHPHSIAQKTEIIIEHYRNFVQRKIGGRAKAMVVTASRLHAVRYKIAFDKYINEMGYDDLKTVVAFSGIVKDCELPYTEPDMNGFSEKELPEKFNSDEYKVLLVAEKYQTGFDEPLLHTMYVDKPLSGIKAVQTLSRLNRTCPGKEDTFVLDFVNDPEDMKESFQPYYESTSLSEITDPNILYDMQAEIEPYQLFTEDEVQRVNELEVTGGAKKSTKAQTELNALLDKGVERYKRLSEEEQLAFKQAATKFTRTYGFVLQVVTFIDLDLHKLYIYLTYLLRKLPRGKEDKDVYLADDVALEYYRNQKVFEGSIELEKTGGVELDPQKHGAGGAVEDEKVRLSTILEKLNDRFGTQFTETDFLSREQVKEDMLNDEDLRQKAANNTKENFKFAFEKTFMDFVIDRMSSNQDFFMKILENDEFKTYIMEDMMHEVYGEVNQ, via the coding sequence ATGGCATTGGATACTTCGGAAAAAGGGTTTGAAACGAATATTGAAGCAGATTTAATTGTGCGTGGCTATAAAAAGCGTGTGCTTGAAGGTGATGCGAGTAGCGTTTTTAAACAGCATGCCATTGACGTAGAGGAACTATTTACGTTTTTAGAAGATACGCAGGAAAAACGCATGCGTACGCTTGAGAAGTCGTATGGTCCTTCTTATAAAGAAGAAGTGTTAAAGCGTATTAAAGACCAGCTACATAAGCAAGGATTGGTAGAGTGCTTACGTAAAGGTATTAAAGATCGTGGTGTGACGTTACAGCTTGCATATAATAAGCCACCTACGGATATGAACAAGACATTAAATGAGCACTATGCAAAGAACCGTTTTAACGTGGCTCGCCAAGTGTATTACAGTGATAAGCATAACAATAGCTTGGATATGGTGCTTTTTTTAAACGGCTTGCCGCTCGTGGTGATGGAGCTGAAAAATCCATTAACGAATCAAACGGTCGAGCATGCGATGAAGCAGCTAAAGTTTGATCGTGATCCACGTGAGCAGCTGTTTAAATTTAATGAGCGTGTTGCGGTTTATTTTGCGGTGGATACAGATGAAGTGTTTATGACGACAAAGCTGGCTAAAGGAAAAACCTATTTCCTGCCTTTTAATAAAGGTAACAATGGCGGCAAGGGTAATCCTTTAGCCTATGGTGATAATTACCGTACACATTATTTATGGGAAGAAATATTAGCGCCAGATAGCTTACTCGACATTTTATACCGCTTTATCTTTATTAAGAAAGATGATATTAAAGATTCTAATGGTGAAACGATTGGTGAACGTCAAATGCTCATCTTCCCTCGTTTCCATCAGTTAGATGTTGTACGTAAGCTAGAAGCAGATGTAGAGCAAAAGCAAGTTGGCTATAACTATTTAATTCAACATAGTGCAGGTTCAGGTAAAACAAATTCGATTTCATGGCTTGCACACCGTTTAGCAAAGCTACATAACGAGGCCAACGAATCTATTTTTAGTAGTGTTATTGTTATTACGGACCGCCGAGTGTTAGATAAGCAGTTACAAGATGCGGTGTATCAGCTGGAACATAAAGCAGGAATGGTAGAGCCAGTTGATAAAGATTCGGAGCAACTAGCACGTGCCATTAATAGTGAAACACGCATTATTATTACGACGCTTCAAAAGTTTCCGTTCATTTTAGAAAAGGTCGCTGGCTTAGAGCGTAAAAAATATGCGGTTATTATTGATGAGGCGCATTCATCGCAAGGTGGTAAAGCATCTACTGCATTAACGAATGTATTATCAGACAAAACGTTAGAAGCAGCCTATGAGGAAGACCGTATTGCAGAAGAAAATTTAGATGATGTAGATGAGAAAATCGTGGAAGCCATCATGAAAAGTGGGAAGCAAGATAACGTTTCGTTCTTTGCATTTACCGCAACACCAAAGCCGAAGACGTTAGAGAAGTTTGGTACAATCGGCATCGATGGTAAGCCAGCTGCATTCCATCAATACACGATGCGCCAAGCGATTGAAGAAGGCTTTATTTTAGATGTGTTAGAAAATTACACAACATATAATACATTTTGGAAGATTGCCAAAACAGTAGATGATGACCCAGAAGTATCACAAAAGCAAGCAACGAAAAAGCTAGCACAATATGTGTCACTGCATCCGCATAGCATTGCACAAAAAACAGAAATCATTATCGAGCATTATCGCAATTTCGTACAGCGTAAAATTGGCGGCCGCGCAAAGGCGATGGTTGTTACAGCAAGCCGATTACATGCAGTACGCTACAAAATTGCTTTTGATAAGTACATTAATGAAATGGGCTATGACGATTTAAAAACAGTTGTTGCTTTCTCAGGAATTGTAAAAGACTGCGAACTGCCATATACCGAGCCAGACATGAACGGCTTCTCTGAAAAAGAACTGCCTGAAAAATTTAATTCAGATGAATATAAGGTGCTACTCGTAGCAGAAAAATATCAAACAGGTTTTGATGAACCACTGCTGCACACAATGTATGTCGATAAGCCTTTAAGCGGTATTAAAGCTGTCCAAACTTTATCACGTTTAAATCGTACTTGTCCTGGAAAAGAAGATACCTTCGTACTTGATTTCGTTAATGACCCAGAGGATATGAAAGAATCCTTCCAGCCGTATTACGAGTCAACAAGCTTATCTGAAATTACCGACCCGAATATTTTATATGATATGCAAGCTGAAATTGAGCCGTATCAATTGTTCACAGAAGATGAGGTACAACGAGTAAATGAGCTTGAAGTAACCGGTGGTGCAAAGAAATCAACGAAAGCACAGACAGAATTAAATGCTCTTCTTGATAAAGGCGTGGAGCGCTACAAGAGGCTATCGGAGGAGGAACAGCTTGCCTTTAAACAGGCAGCGACAAAATTCACTCGTACATATGGCTTCGTACTACAAGTCGTGACGTTCATTGATTTAGACTTGCACAAGCTCTACATTTATTTAACGTACTTACTGCGCAAGCTACCACGTGGTAAAGAGGATAAGGACGTATATCTAGCAGATGATGTCGCCCTTGAATACTATCGCAATCAAAAAGTTTTTGAAGGTAGCATCGAGCTGGAGAAAACAGGTGGCGTGGAGCTTGACCCACAAAAGCACGGTGCTGGTGGTGCGGTGGAAGATGAAAAGGTGCGTTTATCAACGATTTTAGAGAAGTTGAATGACCGTTTTGGCACACAATTCACAGAAACTGATTTCTTATCACGTGAGCAAGTGAAAGAGGATATGCTGAATGACGAAGACCTTCGCCAGAAAGCAGCAAACAATACAAAAGAAAACTTTAAATTCGCTTTCGAAAAAACATTCATGGATTTCGTCATCGACCGTATGAGCAGCAACCAAGACTTCTTTATGAAAATACTGGAGAATGATGAGTTTAAAACGTACATCATGGAAGATATGATGCATGAGGTTTATGGGGAAGTGAATCAATAA
- a CDS encoding restriction endonuclease subunit S codes for MSFKELDVQWLGVVPEDWRILKLKYLCDINTGSKDTQDKLPEGEFPFFVRSPNVERLNEFTHDEEAVMTAGDGVGVGKVFHYYEGKFAAHQRVYVFTKFKNVMGKYLYYYLLSNLKFEVLMGGAKSTVDSLRRPMLSEFPVVFPNISTQEKLVKFLDQKVTQISYLIESKEKYITVLEQQRQSIITEAVTKGLNPNVKMKDSGVEWIGEIPEHWEKTRIDFVSRVKARLGWKGLKAEEYVDEGYAFLSTPNLKYRDIDFNNVNYITEERYLESPEIMLELGDVLLAKDGSTLGIVNVVRGLPIPTTVNSSIAVLRPTQKIDSVYFYYYLKSTYIQDTINQIKDGMGVPHLFQADIKKFKVLLPPLKEQQEIAKYLDDETLKIESLIVNVKSQIEKLKEYRQSLIYEAVTGKIDVRELELD; via the coding sequence ATGAGTTTCAAAGAATTGGATGTTCAATGGTTGGGTGTTGTACCAGAAGATTGGAGAATATTAAAACTGAAATATTTATGTGACATTAATACAGGGAGTAAAGATACTCAAGATAAACTCCCTGAAGGAGAATTCCCGTTTTTTGTAAGGTCCCCTAATGTTGAAAGACTAAATGAGTTTACACATGATGAAGAAGCGGTAATGACAGCGGGAGATGGTGTGGGTGTTGGTAAAGTATTTCATTATTATGAAGGTAAATTTGCTGCGCATCAAAGGGTATATGTATTTACAAAATTTAAAAATGTAATGGGTAAATATCTCTATTATTATTTATTGTCTAATTTAAAATTTGAAGTTTTAATGGGCGGAGCTAAATCAACAGTTGATTCTCTTAGAAGACCTATGCTTTCAGAGTTTCCAGTAGTATTCCCGAATATAAGTACTCAAGAAAAACTAGTGAAATTTTTAGACCAAAAGGTAACTCAAATAAGTTATCTAATCGAGTCTAAAGAAAAGTATATTACTGTATTAGAACAACAACGCCAATCCATCATCACAGAAGCTGTTACAAAAGGTTTAAATCCGAATGTGAAAATGAAAGATTCAGGTGTTGAGTGGATTGGTGAGATTCCTGAACATTGGGAAAAAACACGAATCGATTTTGTTTCACGAGTTAAAGCTCGATTAGGGTGGAAAGGATTGAAAGCTGAAGAATACGTGGATGAAGGTTATGCATTTCTATCAACGCCTAACCTAAAATATCGAGATATCGACTTTAACAACGTTAACTATATTACAGAAGAAAGATATTTAGAATCTCCGGAAATTATGTTAGAACTCGGTGATGTATTATTAGCGAAAGATGGAAGTACATTAGGTATTGTTAATGTGGTGAGAGGATTACCTATTCCCACTACTGTGAATAGCTCTATTGCTGTTCTGCGTCCTACACAAAAAATTGATAGCGTTTATTTCTACTACTATTTGAAATCAACCTATATACAAGATACTATTAACCAAATTAAAGATGGAATGGGTGTGCCACACTTGTTCCAAGCAGACATAAAGAAATTTAAGGTTTTACTTCCTCCATTAAAAGAGCAACAGGAGATAGCTAAATATTTAGATGATGAGACGTTAAAAATTGAAAGTTTGATTGTTAATGTGAAATCACAAATCGAAAAACTAAAAGAATACCGCCAATCCCTAATCTACGAAGCAGTAACAGGCAAAATCGATGTACGTGAGTTGGAACTTGATTAA